From the genome of Paracoccus seriniphilus, one region includes:
- a CDS encoding helix-turn-helix domain-containing protein has translation MSDFIDKRELARELRTRLSQIMAETGETQSGLARATGVDRSTISQLLTDEGGRMPGAHLIALAARHFGISTDWLLGLSEHQQMASDLVDASLQVTKATRMLIDDQIYEWHRQATGYKIRHVPTGLPDLLKTRETLRWEYGNHVTRDSQQAIEASERRLEWMRQTSSDVEIALPLQELQMLARGEGYYRDMPGPLRNGQLQYMRDVTDQLYPALRLYLYDARQVFSAPLTVFGPLMAAIYIGQNYLVFRDSNRVRMLTAHFDQLVRQAEHGARDLPDVLASLLERPNESGPR, from the coding sequence ATGAGTGATTTTATCGACAAAAGAGAACTGGCCAGAGAGCTGCGCACCCGCCTGTCCCAGATCATGGCCGAGACCGGCGAAACCCAATCCGGCCTGGCGCGGGCGACCGGCGTGGACAGATCCACCATTTCGCAGTTGCTGACCGATGAGGGCGGACGCATGCCCGGAGCCCATCTGATCGCGCTGGCGGCACGGCATTTCGGCATCAGCACCGACTGGCTGCTGGGGCTGAGCGAACATCAGCAGATGGCCAGCGACCTGGTCGATGCCTCGCTGCAGGTCACCAAGGCCACGCGGATGCTGATCGACGACCAGATCTATGAATGGCATCGGCAGGCGACGGGCTACAAGATCCGGCATGTGCCCACCGGCCTGCCCGATCTGCTGAAAACCCGGGAAACCCTGCGCTGGGAATATGGCAATCACGTCACCCGCGACAGCCAGCAGGCCATCGAGGCCTCGGAACGGCGGCTGGAATGGATGCGACAGACCTCATCCGATGTGGAAATCGCCTTGCCCCTGCAAGAGTTGCAGATGCTGGCACGGGGCGAAGGATATTACCGCGACATGCCCGGGCCGCTCCGCAACGGCCAGCTGCAGTATATGCGCGATGTGACCGACCAGCTTTACCCGGCGCTGCGGCTGTATCTTTATGATGCGCGGCAGGTCTTTTCCGCACCCCTGACCGTCTTCGGTCCGCTGATGGCGGCGATCTATATCGGCCAGAACTATCTGGTCTTCCGCGACAGCAACCGGGTGCGGATGCTGACAGCGCATTTCGACCAATTGGTGCGTCAGGCCGAACATGGCGCCCGCGATCTGCCGGATGTGCTGGCATCGCTGCTGGAGCGCCCCAACGAATCAGGGCCGCGCTGA
- a CDS encoding DUF2849 domain-containing protein, producing the protein MSKAFTPTAARPGVITANDLREGHNVWMCDGDWTADPRRATVFEDQAIAELALLEALGQADRVIGPYLVEVKRGPDGPEPTHFREAFRQTGPSNYFHGIQAQKAETANV; encoded by the coding sequence ATGAGTAAAGCCTTTACACCGACAGCCGCGCGACCTGGCGTCATCACCGCAAACGATCTGCGTGAAGGTCACAATGTCTGGATGTGCGACGGTGACTGGACGGCGGACCCCAGGCGCGCGACCGTCTTCGAGGATCAGGCCATCGCCGAACTGGCCCTGCTGGAAGCCCTGGGTCAGGCCGACCGCGTCATCGGCCCCTATCTGGTCGAGGTCAAACGCGGCCCTGACGGCCCCGAACCGACGCATTTCCGCGAGGCGTTCCGCCAGACCGGACCCTCGAATTACTTCCACGGCATTCAGG
- a CDS encoding alpha/beta hydrolase, whose protein sequence is MPELIFPGPEGRLEGRYHPQPGKPDAPIAIVLHPHPQYGGTMNNRVVYNLHYAFHNMGFTVMRFNFRGVGRSQGEFDQGVGELSDAASALDYLQAMNPNSKHCWVAGFSFGAWIGMQLLMRRPEITGFISVAPPANMYDFSFLAPCPSSGLIINGTADRVAPPKDTHALVGKLREQKGITVTHEEIEGADHFFRDDEQHMKPMISTVQSYVRRRLTETTR, encoded by the coding sequence ATGCCAGAGCTGATTTTCCCGGGTCCCGAAGGTCGTTTGGAAGGCCGCTACCATCCTCAACCTGGCAAACCTGATGCCCCGATCGCCATCGTCCTGCATCCGCACCCGCAATATGGCGGAACGATGAACAACCGGGTCGTCTATAACCTGCACTATGCGTTCCACAATATGGGCTTCACCGTCATGCGGTTCAATTTCCGCGGCGTGGGGCGCAGTCAGGGGGAATTCGATCAGGGTGTGGGCGAATTGTCCGATGCCGCCTCGGCGCTGGATTACCTGCAGGCAATGAACCCCAATTCCAAACATTGCTGGGTTGCCGGATTCAGCTTTGGTGCCTGGATCGGCATGCAGCTGCTGATGCGCCGCCCGGAAATCACCGGCTTCATCAGTGTCGCCCCGCCGGCGAACATGTATGATTTCAGCTTCCTTGCGCCTTGCCCGTCTTCGGGGCTGATCATCAATGGCACGGCCGACCGCGTTGCGCCGCCCAAGGACACCCATGCTCTGGTGGGCAAGCTGCGCGAGCAGAAGGGTATCACTGTCACCCATGAGGAAATCGAGGGTGCCGACCACTTCTTCCGCGATGACGAACAGCACATGAAGCCGATGATCTCGACGGTGCAAAGCTATGTGCGCCGCCGTCTGACGGAAACCACGCGTTAA
- a CDS encoding sigma-54-dependent transcriptional regulator, producing the protein MSRKLKIAIVDDEPDMRESISQWLVLSGFETETFASAEEALKVIGPDWPGVVVSDIRMPGMDGIAFLKRLMGLDSGLPVIMITGHGDVPMAVEAMRLGAMDFMEKPFNPDKMTTLAKKATQARRLTLDNRALRRDLSEGQQVMSKLIGSSPVMERLREDILDLGQADGHVLIDGETGTGKTLVAHALHAVGPRASRKFVPVSCAAYNDEALTARLFGPMEDGLPAVEEARGGTLCLEDIEALSEPLQARLLAFISEQAGAVEARIIAISNARGEGRKAEDSLRPDLFYRLSALKITLPPLRARGEDILALFTRMADQFAEEYGCEPPQVSAQEAAQLLQAPWPGNIRQLINVAERAVLQNRRGSGSIASLLMADGDDNQQATTTEGKPLKEYVESFEKMLIDNTMRRHKGSIASVMEELCLPRRTLNEKMAKYGLQRGDYL; encoded by the coding sequence ATGTCCCGCAAGCTGAAGATCGCGATTGTCGATGACGAACCGGATATGCGGGAATCCATCAGCCAGTGGCTGGTCCTGTCAGGATTCGAAACCGAGACATTCGCCAGTGCCGAAGAGGCGCTGAAGGTCATCGGCCCTGATTGGCCGGGTGTCGTGGTTTCGGATATCCGCATGCCGGGCATGGATGGCATTGCCTTTCTCAAGCGTCTGATGGGGCTGGATTCGGGCCTGCCGGTCATCATGATCACCGGCCATGGCGATGTCCCCATGGCGGTCGAGGCCATGCGGCTGGGGGCCATGGATTTCATGGAAAAGCCGTTCAACCCCGACAAGATGACCACCTTGGCGAAAAAGGCCACTCAGGCGCGACGGCTGACATTGGACAACAGGGCGCTGCGGCGCGATCTGTCCGAGGGTCAGCAGGTGATGTCCAAGCTGATTGGCTCCAGCCCGGTCATGGAGCGGCTGCGCGAGGATATTCTCGATCTGGGGCAGGCGGATGGCCACGTGCTGATTGATGGCGAAACCGGGACCGGCAAGACGCTGGTGGCCCATGCACTGCATGCGGTCGGGCCACGCGCGTCGCGCAAGTTCGTCCCGGTCTCCTGCGCCGCCTATAATGACGAGGCATTGACCGCGCGGCTGTTTGGCCCGATGGAAGATGGCTTGCCTGCCGTCGAAGAAGCGCGCGGCGGAACGCTGTGCCTCGAGGACATCGAGGCGCTGTCCGAACCGCTTCAGGCGCGGCTGCTGGCCTTTATCAGCGAACAGGCCGGCGCGGTCGAGGCGCGGATCATCGCGATCTCGAATGCGCGCGGGGAAGGTCGCAAGGCCGAGGATTCGCTGCGTCCGGATCTGTTCTACCGGCTGTCGGCGCTGAAGATCACCCTGCCGCCGCTGCGGGCGCGGGGCGAGGATATTCTGGCCCTGTTTACCCGCATGGCCGATCAGTTCGCCGAGGAATATGGTTGCGAACCTCCGCAGGTCAGCGCGCAGGAGGCCGCGCAGTTGTTGCAGGCCCCCTGGCCGGGCAATATCCGCCAGTTGATCAATGTGGCCGAGCGTGCAGTGCTGCAGAACCGTCGCGGATCGGGCAGCATTGCCTCTTTGCTGATGGCGGATGGAGATGACAACCAACAGGCCACGACCACCGAGGGCAAGCCGCTGAAGGAATATGTCGAAAGCTTCGAGAAAATGCTGATCGACAATACCATGCGCCGCCACAAGGGCAGCATCGCCAGCGTCATGGAAGAACTGTGCCTGCCGCGCCGGACGCTGAACGAGAAGATGGCAAAATACGGATTGCAGCGCGGAGATTATCTGTAG
- the purQ gene encoding phosphoribosylformylglycinamidine synthase subunit PurQ yields MKAAVITFPGSNCDRDLAVALQQAGSEVTQVWHKDTALPDGTDLVAVPGGFSYGDHLRCGAIAAHSPIAGALRDHAARGGYVLGICNGFQVLTELGLLPGALMRNQGLTFICKPATLRVATTDSDFTSGYQGGQTITIPVAHHDGNYQIAPEGLAELQDQDRIAFTYAPAINGSVADIAGVLSANRRVLGMMPHPERAADPALGGQDGAAMFSSLIGGLQHA; encoded by the coding sequence ATGAAAGCCGCCGTCATCACCTTTCCCGGATCGAATTGCGATCGTGATCTGGCCGTTGCCCTTCAACAGGCCGGGTCCGAGGTGACGCAGGTCTGGCACAAGGATACCGCTTTGCCCGATGGCACCGATCTGGTGGCCGTGCCGGGCGGATTTTCCTATGGCGATCATCTGCGCTGCGGCGCCATTGCAGCGCATTCGCCCATTGCCGGCGCGCTGCGCGATCATGCCGCGCGGGGCGGTTACGTTCTGGGCATCTGCAACGGCTTTCAGGTTCTGACGGAACTGGGCCTGCTGCCCGGTGCCCTGATGCGCAATCAGGGCCTGACCTTCATCTGCAAGCCCGCCACGCTGCGCGTGGCCACCACCGACAGCGATTTCACGTCGGGCTATCAGGGCGGACAGACCATCACGATCCCGGTCGCCCATCACGATGGCAACTACCAGATCGCGCCGGAAGGTCTGGCCGAGTTGCAGGATCAGGACCGGATTGCCTTTACCTATGCGCCCGCGATCAACGGGTCGGTGGCCGATATTGCCGGGGTGTTGTCGGCGAACCGGCGTGTGCTGGGCATGATGCCCCACCCCGAACGCGCGGCCGATCCGGCCCTGGGCGGACAGGATGGCGCGGCCATGTTCTCGTCCCTGATTGGCGGATTGCAGCACGCGTGA
- a CDS encoding DUF2061 domain-containing protein, giving the protein MESRVRSVTKAVVWQVIGLLGMTLVGLVMTGSASVAGSMALMNAGIGFAMYLGYERLWQRIQWGRIAR; this is encoded by the coding sequence ATGGAATCCCGTGTCAGATCAGTAACCAAGGCGGTGGTGTGGCAGGTGATCGGCCTGTTGGGCATGACGCTTGTCGGTCTGGTGATGACCGGATCGGCCAGTGTCGCCGGTAGCATGGCACTGATGAATGCCGGCATCGGATTTGCGATGTATCTGGGCTATGAACGCCTCTGGCAGCGAATTCAGTGGGGCCGGATCGCGCGCTGA
- a CDS encoding NADP-dependent isocitrate dehydrogenase, with translation MSKIKVENPVVELDGDEMTRIIWDFIKQKLILPYLDIDLKYYDLGIEERDRTDDQITVDAAEAIKKYGVGVKCATITPDEARVEEFGLKKMWRSPNGTIRNILGGVIFREPIICKNVPRLVPGWTQPIIVGRHAFGDQYRATDFRFPGKGKLTIKFVGEDGEEIEHEVFQSPSAGVAMAMYNLDDSIRDFARASMNYGLNRGVPVYLSTKNTILKAYDGRFKDLFQEIYEAEFEEKFKAAGITYEHRLIDDMVASAMKWSGGYVWACKNYDGDVQSDTVAQGFGSLGLMTSVLMTPDGQVVESEAAHGTVTRHYREHQKGNATSTNSIASIFAWTGGLKHRAKLDGNDALMKFATTLEKVTVQTVEDGFMTKDLALLVGPDQKWLTTMGYLEKVDEYLNKALS, from the coding sequence ATGTCCAAGATCAAGGTAGAGAATCCAGTCGTCGAACTCGACGGCGATGAAATGACCCGGATCATCTGGGATTTTATCAAACAGAAGCTGATCCTGCCCTATCTGGATATTGACCTGAAATATTACGATCTGGGCATCGAAGAGCGTGACCGTACCGACGACCAGATCACTGTTGACGCCGCCGAGGCGATCAAGAAATACGGTGTGGGCGTGAAATGCGCGACCATCACCCCGGACGAAGCCCGCGTGGAAGAATTCGGCCTGAAGAAAATGTGGCGTTCGCCCAACGGAACGATCCGCAACATCCTGGGCGGCGTGATCTTCCGTGAGCCGATCATCTGCAAGAACGTCCCGCGGCTTGTGCCCGGCTGGACCCAGCCGATCATCGTCGGCCGTCACGCCTTTGGTGACCAGTATCGCGCGACCGATTTCAGGTTCCCCGGCAAGGGCAAGCTGACCATCAAGTTCGTCGGCGAAGACGGTGAAGAGATCGAGCACGAAGTGTTCCAGTCGCCAAGCGCCGGTGTCGCCATGGCGATGTACAATCTGGATGACTCGATCCGTGATTTCGCCCGGGCCAGCATGAACTATGGTCTGAACCGTGGCGTTCCGGTCTATCTGTCGACGAAGAACACCATTCTCAAGGCCTATGACGGTCGCTTCAAGGATCTGTTCCAGGAGATCTATGAGGCCGAGTTCGAAGAGAAGTTCAAGGCCGCCGGCATCACCTATGAACACCGCCTGATCGACGACATGGTCGCCAGCGCGATGAAATGGTCGGGCGGCTATGTCTGGGCCTGCAAGAACTATGACGGCGATGTCCAGTCGGATACCGTTGCTCAGGGCTTTGGCAGCCTTGGCCTGATGACCAGTGTCCTGATGACGCCGGACGGACAGGTGGTTGAATCCGAGGCCGCGCATGGCACCGTGACCCGCCACTATCGCGAGCATCAGAAAGGCAATGCGACCTCGACCAACTCGATCGCGTCGATCTTTGCCTGGACCGGTGGTCTGAAGCACCGCGCCAAGCTGGATGGCAATGATGCGCTGATGAAATTCGCCACCACTCTGGAAAAAGTCACCGTGCAGACCGTCGAAGACGGCTTCATGACCAAGGATCTGGCTCTGCTGGTGGGTCCGGACCAGAAATGGCTGACCACGATGGGCTATCTGGAAAAAGTCGACGAATATCTGAACAAAGCTCTGTCCTGA
- a CDS encoding Lrp/AsnC family transcriptional regulator, whose product MADKNPSDLRAERTSVRLDDVDRKILSLLQSDASLSLDQIAERVGASKTPVWNRIRKLRDAGVILRQVAILDPDALGLEACFFVLVRTSEHDKDWATRFLQALRDRPEVIEAHRLAGDIDYILKVQVRNARAYDRFYQSLIGEVKIHNVTALLSMEEIKATSALPIP is encoded by the coding sequence ATGGCAGACAAAAATCCCTCCGATCTCCGGGCCGAGCGGACATCCGTCCGGCTGGATGATGTGGATCGTAAAATCCTGTCCCTGCTGCAAAGTGATGCCAGCCTGTCCCTGGACCAGATTGCCGAGCGCGTGGGGGCCTCGAAAACGCCGGTCTGGAACCGAATCCGCAAGTTGCGCGATGCGGGGGTGATCCTGCGGCAGGTCGCGATTCTTGATCCCGATGCGCTGGGACTGGAGGCCTGCTTTTTTGTGCTGGTGCGAACCAGCGAACATGACAAGGACTGGGCCACGCGCTTTCTGCAGGCCCTGCGCGACCGCCCCGAGGTGATCGAAGCGCATCGGCTGGCCGGAGACATCGACTATATTCTCAAGGTGCAGGTGCGTAACGCACGGGCCTATGACCGGTTCTACCAGTCATTGATCGGCGAGGTGAAGATTCACAATGTGACGGCGCTGCTGTCCATGGAAGAGATCAAGGCGACCAGCGCCCTGCCCATTCCCTGA
- a CDS encoding Hint domain-containing protein: MPTHTMIYLGNFADLDRNEWSFSAERATAHFARTSFGSPDDPLYGQRVQVEMQDDNDDGVILTNNWFGHQEEISYSLPGSTAQSHEIDSAFTARNVEVTRLLPDGSTDRVQTTLRVIQDTGGNVFLMPPPMEDSDTSEIEAMTTLPIVSIRFPSAKYFSTDYNAAYAGRHDLTGFVPCFASGTLILTESGSRPIEQIAPGEMVMTRDHGPQPLRWRAQRSLTTRELRTHPNLRPIRIEVGALGVDIPDQPLLVSPQHRILLRSPIAQRMYGTQELLIAACKLTDLPGIRATSGNAPVTYVHLLFERHEILTSNGAETESLYPGKQAISGLGEAAEELFTLFPQLRDMAEPFPAARPFATGRRARQMVARHMRNRRALFN; the protein is encoded by the coding sequence ATGCCAACCCATACCATGATCTATCTGGGCAATTTCGCCGATCTTGATCGCAATGAATGGAGCTTTTCTGCCGAACGGGCGACGGCGCATTTCGCCCGGACCAGCTTTGGGTCGCCCGATGATCCGTTATATGGGCAGCGGGTTCAGGTAGAGATGCAGGACGACAATGATGACGGCGTCATCCTGACCAACAACTGGTTCGGACATCAGGAAGAAATCTCTTACAGTCTGCCCGGTTCGACCGCGCAATCACATGAAATCGACAGCGCCTTCACCGCACGCAATGTCGAGGTGACGCGGCTTCTGCCCGACGGCAGCACTGATCGCGTGCAGACCACCCTGCGGGTCATCCAGGACACCGGCGGCAATGTCTTTCTGATGCCGCCCCCCATGGAGGACAGTGACACCTCCGAGATCGAGGCGATGACCACCCTGCCCATCGTCTCGATTCGCTTTCCATCAGCGAAATATTTTTCCACCGATTACAATGCCGCCTATGCCGGACGACATGACCTGACAGGCTTTGTGCCCTGTTTTGCCAGCGGCACCCTGATCCTGACCGAATCAGGGTCGCGCCCGATCGAGCAGATCGCGCCGGGCGAGATGGTCATGACCAGGGACCACGGGCCACAGCCCCTGCGCTGGCGCGCGCAACGCAGCCTGACGACCAGGGAATTGCGGACCCATCCGAATCTGCGCCCGATCCGCATCGAGGTCGGGGCACTTGGCGTCGATATCCCCGACCAGCCGCTGCTGGTCTCACCCCAGCACCGCATCCTGCTGCGCTCACCCATCGCGCAACGCATGTATGGCACGCAGGAATTGCTGATCGCGGCCTGCAAGCTGACCGACCTTCCCGGCATCCGTGCCACCTCGGGCAATGCGCCGGTCACCTATGTCCATCTGCTGTTCGAACGCCATGAAATCCTGACCTCGAATGGTGCCGAGACGGAATCGCTCTATCCGGGGAAACAGGCGATCTCGGGGCTGGGCGAAGCTGCGGAAGAACTGTTCACGCTGTTTCCGCAATTGCGCGACATGGCCGAACCCTTCCCCGCTGCGCGGCCCTTTGCCACCGGCAGACGGGCCCGCCAGATGGTGGCACGACATATGCGCAACAGACGCGCGCTGTTCAACTGA
- a CDS encoding HD domain-containing protein, producing MSAYIAGSVDFLCEADRLKSVDRANVLMDLSRPENSAEHSWHVALFAMVFGASDRAIAMLLLHDLVEIDVGDQPIHLDHDVAELARTEALAAQRILGLSPEGDALLALWAEFEAASSADACVAKRMDHSQPLFQVLQAKTPLPAHLEIVRDNLDKGRAARLAQEWPEIMQAAHALMAGQEPADDDLARRLRFLAEVDQLKSVYRANTLIDGSRRENSAEHSWHLALYALALRGLADDGLDIGRVIRMLLLHDLVEIDVGDVPLHSAAGQAHGSVEIQAAEAEAARRIFGLLPERQGREFLTLWQEFEAVQTPEAIFAKSLDRCQPAIQNLRSGGLGWREYHVTFADVESRVGHKIALGAPAIWDWLRPQIAALLPA from the coding sequence ATGTCCGCCTATATCGCAGGTTCGGTCGATTTTCTGTGCGAGGCCGATCGGCTGAAATCCGTCGATCGCGCCAATGTCCTGATGGATCTGTCGCGACCGGAAAACAGCGCCGAACACAGCTGGCATGTGGCGCTGTTCGCCATGGTTTTTGGCGCGTCCGATCGCGCCATCGCCATGCTGTTGCTGCATGATCTGGTCGAGATCGACGTGGGAGACCAGCCGATCCATCTGGATCATGACGTGGCGGAACTGGCCCGGACCGAGGCTCTGGCCGCGCAACGAATTCTTGGTCTGTCGCCCGAAGGCGATGCGCTTCTGGCGCTTTGGGCCGAATTCGAGGCTGCGAGTTCGGCGGATGCATGTGTTGCCAAGCGCATGGATCACAGCCAGCCGCTGTTTCAGGTTCTGCAGGCGAAAACGCCATTGCCGGCACATCTGGAGATCGTGCGCGACAATCTGGACAAGGGGCGTGCCGCACGGCTGGCGCAGGAATGGCCCGAGATCATGCAGGCCGCCCATGCGCTGATGGCAGGGCAGGAGCCGGCAGATGACGACCTGGCCCGTCGCCTGCGCTTTCTGGCCGAGGTCGATCAGTTGAAGTCGGTCTATCGGGCCAACACGCTGATAGATGGCTCGCGCCGCGAAAACAGCGCCGAGCATAGCTGGCATCTGGCGCTTTATGCCCTTGCACTGCGGGGGCTGGCGGATGACGGGCTGGATATCGGCCGGGTGATCCGCATGCTGTTGCTGCATGATCTGGTCGAAATCGACGTCGGCGACGTCCCGCTGCATTCGGCGGCGGGGCAGGCCCATGGTTCGGTCGAGATCCAGGCTGCCGAAGCCGAGGCCGCGCGGCGTATCTTTGGCCTGTTGCCGGAACGGCAGGGCAGGGAATTCCTGACCCTCTGGCAGGAATTCGAGGCGGTGCAGACCCCCGAGGCGATCTTTGCCAAGTCACTGGACCGCTGCCAGCCTGCCATCCAGAACCTGCGTTCGGGCGGTCTGGGCTGGCGGGAATATCATGTGACATTCGCGGATGTGGAAAGCCGCGTGGGTCACAAGATTGCGCTGGGGGCTCCGGCCATCTGGGATTGGCTGCGCCCGCAGATCGCCGCCCTGCTGCCTGCGTGA
- a CDS encoding sensor histidine kinase, producing MICLTAVAAVWVTNSWLTERFSENTRVRADLRLALYTGNLRSELDRNEVVPLLLARDPALIGALNSSDFSKTSARLIAAQQEIGAASIRLLDASGRTVGSTDRYQIGANNVSTPYFVEALRSRDTVFTVSTTDSGAYEFNHSRAIIADGKTLGVIVVGADLTRLERSWAGIADAVVVTDSEGSIILATEPRWRGLPLPEALSVRSPTSAIQRAFQVTADWTSPPADAYLQGRAVMRSEARIPFRGWKMISFTTYTSTRERVNAVLALEIMGFAILLAATFYVLSRRARMQSAAYMRESADLRALNMRLTREIAERERVQKELRVAEQTVQQSSKLAALGEMSAGVSHELNQPLAAMKTYLAGARLLLQRGRSEEALSSFQRIDDLIERMGAITRQLKSYARKGGEAVEPVDLRAAVSSALTMMEPQLRARTIRITRNVSRGKVMVLADRIRLEQVIINLLRNAVDAVKDKRDAWIEITVESGAHAYVSVRDNGPGVSDLEKLFEPFWTTKKPGEGTGLGLAISSTIVADFGGRLTAHNETEGGAVFRVELPLHRPGHPAEALAAE from the coding sequence GTGATCTGTTTGACTGCCGTCGCGGCCGTCTGGGTGACAAACTCCTGGCTGACCGAGCGTTTTTCCGAAAATACCCGCGTTCGGGCCGATCTTCGGCTGGCGCTCTATACCGGCAACCTGCGTTCCGAACTGGATCGAAACGAGGTCGTGCCGCTGCTGCTGGCGCGTGACCCGGCATTGATCGGGGCGCTGAACAGTTCGGATTTCTCCAAGACATCGGCACGGTTGATCGCTGCGCAACAGGAAATCGGTGCCGCATCGATTCGCCTGCTGGATGCCTCGGGGCGGACGGTGGGCTCGACCGATCGCTATCAGATCGGCGCGAATAATGTTTCCACACCCTATTTTGTCGAGGCACTGCGTTCACGCGATACCGTTTTTACCGTCTCGACCACGGATTCGGGCGCCTATGAGTTCAACCACTCGCGCGCCATCATTGCCGATGGCAAGACCCTGGGGGTGATCGTGGTGGGGGCGGATCTGACCCGCCTGGAGAGATCATGGGCCGGGATTGCCGATGCCGTGGTCGTCACCGACAGCGAGGGTTCGATCATTCTGGCGACCGAGCCACGCTGGCGCGGGCTGCCCCTGCCCGAGGCCCTTTCGGTGCGCTCTCCGACCTCGGCGATCCAGCGGGCCTTTCAGGTGACGGCGGATTGGACCTCGCCCCCCGCCGATGCCTATCTGCAGGGGCGCGCGGTGATGCGCAGCGAGGCCCGGATTCCCTTTCGCGGCTGGAAGATGATCAGCTTCACCACCTATACGTCGACACGCGAGCGGGTGAATGCCGTTCTGGCGCTGGAGATCATGGGATTTGCGATTCTTCTGGCCGCGACCTTCTATGTGTTGTCACGCCGGGCCCGCATGCAATCGGCGGCCTATATGCGCGAATCCGCCGATCTGCGCGCCTTGAACATGCGCCTGACCCGCGAAATCGCCGAACGCGAGCGTGTGCAGAAGGAATTGCGCGTGGCCGAGCAGACCGTGCAGCAATCCTCCAAGCTGGCCGCCCTGGGCGAGATGTCGGCGGGCGTCAGCCACGAGTTGAACCAGCCTCTTGCGGCGATGAAGACCTATCTGGCGGGGGCGCGACTGTTGCTGCAACGCGGGCGCAGCGAAGAGGCGCTGTCCAGCTTTCAGCGGATCGACGATCTGATCGAACGTATGGGGGCCATCACCCGCCAGCTGAAATCCTATGCCCGCAAGGGCGGAGAGGCCGTCGAGCCCGTCGATCTGCGTGCCGCTGTCAGTTCCGCCCTGACCATGATGGAGCCGCAGCTGCGCGCCCGTACCATCCGCATCACGCGCAATGTTTCGCGCGGAAAGGTCATGGTCCTGGCCGATCGCATCCGGCTGGAGCAGGTGATCATCAACCTGCTGCGAAACGCCGTGGATGCCGTCAAGGACAAGCGTGATGCGTGGATCGAAATCACCGTGGAAAGCGGTGCTCACGCCTATGTGTCCGTTCGCGACAATGGTCCGGGTGTTTCGGACCTCGAAAAGCTGTTTGAACCGTTCTGGACAACCAAGAAACCCGGAGAGGGTACGGGCCTCGGCCTGGCCATTTCTTCGACCATCGTGGCGGATTTCGGAGGCCGCCTGACCGCACATAACGAAACCGAGGGCGGGGCGGTGTTCCGTGTCGAGCTGCCTTTGCACCGACCCGGTCATCCGGCCGAAGCCCTTGCTGCAGAATGA
- a CDS encoding Rrf2 family transcriptional regulator has protein sequence MKLSTKGRYAVIALTDLAIAKPEELTSLSEISKRQDISLPYLEQLFVRLRRAGLVESVRGPGGGYRLARAAETIRISDVLEAVDETVSAMHVGAGASGGVSGSRAQTLSNRLWEGLSAHVFVFLHNHTLADVAKNQLLPCPALPQLLKVVDE, from the coding sequence ATGAAATTGTCAACCAAAGGACGTTACGCGGTCATCGCTCTGACCGATCTTGCGATTGCCAAACCTGAAGAACTTACCTCGCTGTCCGAGATCTCGAAACGTCAGGACATCTCTCTGCCCTATCTGGAACAGCTCTTCGTGCGCCTGCGCCGGGCCGGGCTGGTGGAATCCGTGCGTGGCCCCGGAGGGGGCTATCGCCTGGCGCGGGCAGCCGAAACGATCCGCATCTCTGATGTGCTGGAGGCTGTCGATGAAACCGTCAGCGCCATGCATGTCGGCGCGGGGGCCTCGGGCGGGGTCTCGGGTTCGCGCGCGCAGACCCTGTCGAACCGGCTGTGGGAGGGGCTGTCCGCGCATGTCTTCGTCTTCCTGCACAATCACACGCTGGCCGATGTCGCCAAGAATCAGCTGCTGCCCTGCCCCGCGCTGCCGCAACTGTTGAAGGTCGTCGACGAGTGA